The following is a genomic window from Gallus gallus isolate bGalGal1 chromosome 14, bGalGal1.mat.broiler.GRCg7b, whole genome shotgun sequence.
CGAGGAGCCCTCAGCGCAGCGGGCGCCGAAGGAGCCCACGGGGCGGCCCGACGGGCGCCGTCCAGCCGTGCCCGGCACCTGGCCGCGCGTCCTGCGGGGCTCAGCGCGGTCCGCTCCGCGGCCGCAGCAGTGGGGCGGACGCTCCGCGGAGAGACCCGGGCCCGGCGGGGCCGCGCGCCCCGGGGCAGCGCCATTCCCGGCGGccgcgggcggccccgcgcACTGTGGCGGCGCTGCGAtcgctgcgctgcgctgcgctccgCCCGGGGTGCGCGCGAGgcgggcggcgggaggaggcggcCGGAACTGGGCTCGGGCGCTTCCGTTGCGCCCATGCGCTGCCGCCGGGCTCCGGCAGCAACAAAGGAGGGAGCCGGGGGGCCGCGGGGTGAgcagcgcggggctgcgggccgggcccggcggcggggcgggccggggcgAAGCGGCGGACGGCGGGGCCCGGAGCGGAGCTGCCCGCGGGGCGGAACGGAGGAGGAAGGGCCGCGCTCCGGCTGCACCGCGCTCGGAGGCCTCGGGCCGCGGGGGGCGCCGGCGCGGCCGTTCATTCTGTGCCCGTGTCGGCAGGGCGGCTCGGCGGGGATGGGGGCGGCGTGATGGCGGCGCGGTAGCGGGGAGCACCGGGCGGTGGAGGTAAGCGGCCGTGAGCGGCGGCGGGCCCGgcccggggcggcggggctggAGCGGGAGGCTGAGGAGCGAGCGGCGTCTGAATGCGGTGTCCGCAGGCGGGAAGGGCCGCtcgcggcggcggagcggctgCCGGCAGCTCTGGCGGCGGGTCGCTGGGGGCGGCTGCCAGAGTGGGGTGCGGGCGGGTCGGAGGGCAGAGCGGCAGCGCGGCGTTGGGGCGGCTCTGAGCCCGCTGCTCCCGGGGACGCAGAAGGCGCAGATGCTGACACGGATCTCGGGAGCCCAGCACggttgcgttggaagggacctcagagctCACCCAGTTCCATCTCTTTACTGTGGGCCGGGCTGCCAGCCCCCACATCAGGCATCAGCTCCGGCTGCCCGTCTGTACCCTCggcacctccggggatggggcagcacagctctgcacagcactttgCCAATCTCTTAGAGAAAAATTTCCCTGACAGCTAACccaaatctcccttcttttagtttaaaaccgttccccctcatcctgtcactatctaCCCGTGTGAAAAGTCAGTTTCCCTCCTGTTTAAACACTCcatttaagtactggaaggctgctcttaggtttcccagcagctttctcttctccaggctgcacacccccggctccctcagcctgtgctccggccctctgagcatctctgtgcccacaccaacagctctgcatcccaccTGAGCTgtggccccaggcctgggtgcagtgttccaggtgaggcctcagaGTAGATGCAGAGAGGGCAGATGGGAAGAACTGGGTTGCCTTGGCTGTTTGGAGGTATGGATCCGTGCTCCTGGGTGCTGTACACACCAGGCATTGCTCATGTGGGCCTGCAGAGATGTCCCCTGTGACTCTGGGAGTGAGATGTGTCCTCTTCAATGTGTCATATGAACGGATTTAGGTAATATGATGGCTGCGATTAAACAGACATATAAActaacacacacatacatatgtattttgtaGGCGTGTTGATCTTGATTTTATGTAGTGAAAGCTGATCCTCCCTCCTCCAAGATGGCATTTGTTTCAGCACAAGGGCCCACAGTGGTGGACCAAACCACTCTGATGAAAAAGTACCTTCAGTTTGTGGCTGCTCTTACAGATGTCAATACACGTAagatacaattttttttgtattgtaagttgaatcatagaatcacttttGAATTGGAGGGGATCCTTAAAGctcatctagtctaactctcCTGCACCGAACAGGGACActgacagctccagcagtgctcagatcTATCCCCTGAGCTTGGATGTCTGCAGCGACAGGGCATGGCCCCCACCCCGTGCACCCTATGCCACTGCCTCTGTCCTTATTATAAAAAACGTTTTCTGTATGTTCAATCTAAATTTCCcatcttctagtttgaaaccatttctccttgtcatTTCGGAACAGACTactaatagaatcatagaatcatgttCACTTGTGGTTTGTTTCACACATGTCTGAATACTGTTCAGAAAGTTGACAAATGCATGCTAAACTCAGTTtaaattttgttaaaatattgatttttgaaGAAGCAAAGTGATGAATAATATTTCCTTGAGccaaaaagagagagagttgtgtgtgtgtgtggttgtATGACAGGGGTGTTTGTGAGAATTGTGTGCCTTATAATTTGGTGGTGACAGCTAAACTGATAAGATCTGATTGCTTCTTTCATCAGTGAGCCTGGTACTTGCTTTCATGATTTAgccttgtatttatttattttttgtttgaatttcctttttcagcCGATGAAACCAAATTGAAAATGATGCAAGAAGTCAGTGAGAATTTTGAGgtaattaataaaaaaagctGTAAGGATGGCAGTCCTTACGGTGCTTCATGTCTGTCAGTTTGATGTCTGATATCGTGCAGTTAAAAGATTGTGTATGTTGTGAGTTGTGATTCCTACTGTAAATCACTTATGTTACTGCTGCGTTTAGCAACTACCCAGATGTTTGAAGAGGTCATCTTTGAACTTGAGAGTTCTTTTATTCTGTCGTCATTATTCAGTAAGCATTCAAATAAAGGTGACatcatatgttttcttttttttctatttagttGAATGATCTGAAATCTCTGTATCTTAAGcatagctttatttattttgagtatGTATTTTGTTCTCATCAAGCAAAAGGGCCTCTGTTACTCCTGAATAATTCCACAGGATGGAAGTGAGGAGAGCTGTCAGATGCAGTCTGGCATCAGGAGTGGCAATGACTTAAGCGACATCTCTTGCTCAGTGATAAATCAGTTTTAGATGAGCACCAGAAAAGAAGTTGAGGAACAAGTTGAACCAAGTATATGTTTGTCACATTGTACTGTCATTGAGCACCTGGTTACTATGTGTCTGTTCTGAAATTAAGGAGAACTTGTTCTTTTgtagaataaataaatgcaagatCTTAGAATAGCTGTAATTCTCTGTGTCTGTGTTTTTAGTTGtgttgtaataaataaatacataagaaaAAGATACTGTTGCTGTAACAGCTTTTGTCCACATCTGCTTTGTTTGAAGTGATCTTGCTTAGTCTGTGGTGTGGACACAAAAATACCCATTGTGGTACTCTTTGATGTCATCAGATATTCTTAAGTAAGCTTTATGCAAGGTGCTGGAAGTGCAGCGCTGTGCAGATTTCAGTTGTTGATGAGCTATCAGTGGAATCTCCTGTCCAGCAAACTGTTTTGTTTAGGTTAATACAGTGAAATGCAATTACAGCTATTACAActgtattattttcattaaaatagttaAAAGGCTTAATCCTTTCTTAGCATGTATAAGGGACTAAGATGTCTGTGGTTGTTCTGCTGTAGTGTGTGCACAGACTGAGCAGAACTTACTATTACAATAAGTGACTATCTGAAAATATCCTCGtggggttttgtgtgtgtttgtttcaaaGGTGCCAACTCTGTAGTATGTCAGCAGATGCTTAAATACGACATCTgataaaaatcactgaaaatattttctagaagCTTTGAATGTAACTTGATACAATCTGTGGTAGCGTGTTatatgtcttcatttttttctttcctttttaattagaATGTGACTTCATCCCCTCAATATTCTACATTCCTGGAACACATCATCCCGAGGTTCCTCACCTTCCTGCAGGACGGAGAAGTTcagtttctgcaggagaagcCAGCTCAGGTAAGCTGTGCAGAGCATCTCTTTGTCCTCTGCGATGCGTGCAGCAGGCTTGTTCAGTGATGCACTTGGTTAGCCCAATGAACCGACTTCTGTACTATCTTTGGtcttaaaaatacatctgttgTTTGAAGTGAAACTGAAGAGGTCCAGTTTCTGAATATGTTGCTTTTAAACTTTGCTATCATGCTTCTAAGagcagtgaggggaaaaaactaGATGCATTGCACTTGGCTTTCGCACTGAAAAGTTGTTACACGTTGTAACAAAAGGCAATGGCTGAGAATCTGTATCAGTGAAGGTTTACCAGGCTTGTTTAGGGACCTCATTTTCAACAGTGATTGTTACATTTGGCTTATTCACTTGTTTAAATTAGGAAGCATTTTGTGTTTGTATCTAAGTGTGTGCCAGTGCAAAGTAAggtggcttttttattttaagcacacTCAAATATGGAAGTTGAAAACATGCATGGACTAAATGTTGTTTTTGTGGTCTTCTAAAAAATCCCAGaagccatttatttatttacttatttattaatttaaacaGCAACTCCGGAAATTAGTGCTTGAAATAATTCACAGAATACCAACAAATGAACACCTTCGTCTTCATACCAAGAATATCCTGTCTGTGATGTTTAGATTCCTAGAGGTATTTATCTTTGCTtatgggtgtgtgtgtgtattcttttaaaactgtttcagaTTTGCAGAAAGTTTTTCATCATCTCCAGAAGTGCTGGAGGTGGGTTTTTGAGTAGCTGTGTTGGCTGTGCTTCTGGAGCAAGAGTGGAGCTGCGTTCTACTGAGTCTTTATCAGTGTAATTACTTACTGTCTGTAGAGGATTTCTtcacgcttttttttttttctcccttacttGGCTTTTAATTTTGCAGAGAACTGTTCTTTATTGCTTACTTTAGACATTGCGTTTGTAAGCATTTTATTGCTTAGTTTATATAGACACAAATGCTTTATTCTGGAGACGTAGTTCTGCTTCTTACTCAGCGTTGAAAACGTTGTTACTCGAAGCCTGCAAAAAATAACATGTTATATTTGGAGATGTCTTGGTGTGCAAATGGCCCCACTTGTGTTTCTGTCTGTGGGGTGTGTAGTCAGGTCTGATGATGTACAGCGACTGAAACTTCTGGTTTGTGTTCCAGAAGGGATGAATAATTCACTTTCAGCCATTCCCAGAGGTTACAAGGTAGTGTTAGATCAAATGGAAGGCATCTTGCTCATGCAAATCTGTAGTAATGGAATGCCAAGATAACTGTACTTCTACAGGGCTTTGAAGTTGAAGAATGCAATGGTAGACTCactaaaaattctgttttctatcagacagagaatgaagaaaatgtactgATCTGCTTAAGAATAATAATTGAATTGCACAAACAGTTCAGACCAGCAATCACTCAAGAAGTAAGTGATCGATCTTGTCATGTAGCATAGAGCTTAGTCCCATGCTCTTTTCAGAATTGTTGTGTGTTTTATTactgctgtcattttctgtttgttgacCTCTAGTAACCATATATCAGAAAGCTAGCAGCAAAAAACCCTCCTAAAGTAATTTGTAGCAGGGGGTTGCATAGTGCTAGCAGCCCAGCACCGCAGGGAGGctaaaaaaccaacaaaacaaactgttACAGTCTAGTTATCTTCATTTCAGGTGTTTATGGGTACCATGTTAGAATGAGAGGATCTccaaaaaagataaaacatccTCAGAGGAAGAGAGAATTAGTGCCTTTTTggtttgtgaaagaaaaatcctgGAAAAGGAATATTATcgtctctttttttccctctgtctctTTCCACCCTTGTGTCACTCCTGTGTCAGAACAGACTTGGAGAACGCTTCAGTATCCCTTTTAGATGTCACGAAAAGTGAACTCTGGTGGTGGCTAAAGGTTGTGTGTAGTTGTGCTGCTAATGCAGATGTTGTGAAATTGTAAGTTTTTGTCTGTGTGGTGAAgcacctttttctttcctagatCCATCATTTTTTGGACTTTGTGAAGCAGATTTACAAGGAACTTCCTAAAGTCGTGGTGAGTTTTTTATTTCCGAAGTTGCCCTTGCTATAGTCAGGGAACtaatttttctgtcttaattttGCCTCTAAATGAGTTAATTACTTTTACCTCTAGTGATTCAGTTAGTGGTACAgctttaggaaaaatatttaacgAAAATACTCCATGAAATAGAGAAATTTTGACTTTGATTTAGAAAATCTTGTGTTTGTAGAACGGTATTAACAGTGTGAGAAAACCAAGGTGCATTTGTTTAATAAAATTCCATTCTATTGGCTGCAGTGATCTCCAaattttggtggtgtttttttttttttttttttttgagggaagGATGAAGTGATTTACCTTCCAGTAGAGTTCTTCAACTTGCTTGATCTCTGGTGCCGTTGCCTGTTCTTCCTGTCAGATACATCTGAGTGTCTACTTcaatgggttttttttctgcttcctgctgtggTGGGAGGGAACGATTATGGGAGACGCAGTCCCAGTACCTTCTATAGTGTGAAGGTCCTGTGTGGGAGGAAGGAATATCCACAATGAGTTGTGGGGAAAAATTATGTGGAAGAATTGCCTTTTGGCTGTAACTAGCattattatgtttttcttctgctctttgtctGCTTGTAGGGTCGGTATTTCGAGAATCCTCAGGTGATTCCTGAGAACACTGTTCCTCCTCCTGAGATGGTTGGCATGATTACAACAATTGTGGTGAAGGTGAACCCAGAGAGAGAAGACAGTGAAACAAGAACAGTAAGTATTCTAACTGAGATTGTGTGTATCACGATACCCAAAATCATGATGGCGAGTGAATGCAGTAggctcttcttgtttgttttgcatgtcGACCTATATTTGTAGAAGATGATTGAAACTTGTCATATATTTGCTATGCAACTCTaacaacagcatttttattttatgtagtaTACCAAGTGGCTCTGTGCtccttaaatattttgttaatataTCTATTAAAATGagcagttattttaaaaatgcatttcaagcacttttaaaaatcaacaaacTGTTTATAAAACATGTGTTCTCTTTTCAGCATTCTATAATACCCAGAGGATCTTTATCCCTAAAGGTCTTGGCTGAGCTACCTATTATTGTTGTTCTTATGTATCAGGTTAGTATAGTGTTGTATTTTGCACCTAAACACTTCTGGTTACTCTGTTGTTGTGTAACTTCCAATGACAAAATGTAACCAATTTTTGAGTGTAAAATATGGTGGAATAATAATCCTGtgagattttttcattttctttcattagctCTACAGTATGTTGAATGCAAGAATGAGTTGCATGTTTCTCTAAttatactgtttctttttttcttttttttaagctctaCAAACTGAACATTCATAATGTGGTAGCTGAATTTGTGCCCTTGATTATGAACACTATTATAATTCAGGTTTCTGCGCAAGCCAGGTAATTCAGTACTATTTTGATGATCTATGGAATAAACTTCTTTAACCTGCTATTCAaggttatttaaaatatttttgtcttataTCCTGTGAGCTTTGCTTCTGGTCTTAGTGCTTTTCATCTCAAAAGTAGCAATGATTATTTGATGTAGAATTATCCTACAGTGACACTTTTGTGCTTGAAGTAATGGGCAAATTTGAGTATTTCCATTATGTGTCACTGAGAAGATTCATGGTGATCAGTTGCCCCCCAATTTATTATTTGATaggcattttttaaaatggaatttctgACAGAAATTGACATTACCGCAGATTGTATGCAATGGAGACCACACAGCTGGGACTTTGGAGCTGTTTATCTTTAGGAAGCCACCAGTGttatggttttgcttttccaagtCTAGCTTGTGTGGAGCCATGTGGTGTTGCAGACCTGGGCGCTGTTTTAAATGCTTCAGAGACATGTTTCTAAGGGGCAGCAATGGcgctgagcagtgcagcaggatTTCTACCTCTGTCTTTCCCTGTCTGCTCAGATGATCTGCATAAGTGATTGAAACTTGAAAGATGTACAGGCCTTTGGGAAGGAATATTGCATGGAGAAAAATGGCCCCAGCTAGGGGAAGAGTGGCAGCTGTTTGGTGCCAATGTAATAGCTTAGTTTTGTGCAGGGGGTTGAAAACTGTATGATTGCTTCAGGGTTGTGCATTTTTACTTAAAGCATAAAATGTTGGGTAAGTGGGCTCTCCTgtaatgaatttattttcttgtggaGCAGGAACCTCTATTTAAGATGATGTAATTTGATACTGCCATGAATTTTCTGACCAAAGGTATTGGAGAGGGGGAGAAGAATAACAACTGTTTCATTTGATTTCAGGCAACATAAACTTTATAACAAAGAACTGTATGCTGATTTTATCGCTGCTCAAATTAAAACATTGTCTTTTTTGGCTTACATCATAAGAATTTACCAGGTAGGCTGCATTTTTGTTACTTTACTACTCTTAGGATTTTAATTCAATGTTGTATTGGAGATGCGAAACAGAGTTTTAAAGTAGAgtgtaataataattatattttcattatttttgtaggAATTAGTGGCTAAATATTCTCAGCAAATGGTAAAAGGAATGTTGCAATTGCTCTCCAATTGCCCAGCAGAAACAGCACACCTCCGAAAGGAGCTTCTGATTGCTGCTAAGCACATTTTAACAACGGACTTGAGGAGCCGTAtgtactgcttttttttataatgtatctatacattgaaaatatttcaactaTTCCTATGTATTTAGGAGGAACACTTGAGTATGATTTGGTTTGGACTACTACATACTTCTCGTTACTTTGGGAAGGGGAGTGAactttgctttcagttctgttctgtATGGGTGCCCCTCTTTATATGAGGTTTTGCTTAttactgcattttgctttgtgttattTGAAGGTGGGATCATTCAATCCTTCCTGTCATTGCCATCATCTGCCCTTAGGGTGGAGCGAACTAAACAATTCAGTGACCTTTTTGAATTCtgtatttagaaagaaaagaaatgcttcattggccttgctttttcatttgaatttgttACTGATAGCTCTTCTTATTTCCTTGAATCGCAAGTTCCATATATTCTTTCTCACATTTTGGGATAGAGCTTGCATGATAGATGACacacaaaacagtgttttcatgGGCAGTAACTCATTACTTTCTTCTAAAAAGTTCTGTGAAGTTGAAATCAATGGAAGCACTTTTTCCAGCTGTAGCTGTTCTCATTATATCCCTAGTGTTGCTTTGACTGTTCTTTAAAGTTAGTCAAGGTGCAGGTGCCAGAAGAGTTATAAGAGTCTGATTGAAAATTTACATGTTTCGGGAGTAAATTTTATTGTAAAACTTTCTCTCTTTGGTTTCAAAATATACAATGAGTAGCTTAGTGCTTAAccaatttattttaactttttctttgctaatcATTATatttagctttcattttctttcttttttttttttttaattatagaaTTTATTCCATGCATGGACAAACTGTTTGATGAATCTATATTAATTGGCTCTGGATATACTGCCCGAGAGACACTGAGGTATGGCAGAAAGGTTGGAATGTCTTCTTGAGTGCTTGTCATGGCTGCTTCCTTTCAGGGTTTGCTAATATTTGCCACAATGTCTGTATAGAGTTTTAAATCTTTAtgtaattcattttcatgaaatCATGAGTAATCAAGGATTAATTGTGAAAAAGCTTATCAGCACTGCTTCCAATGTGGTTTGAAACATCTGAATTGTTATGGAGATGAGGTTGTGTGTGGGGGATGTTCAGCAGCGGGTGAATAAAGATAAGAGTAGTTCTGATATTAGTGTTGTGGGATGGATTAATGCTTCTTTGGTAAGGTTATGCAGACTGTAATTCTCATGTGTAATTGAAAAAGCCTCAAAACAATGTGTTTgcatataaaaatagaaaattttaatttagaaTCTTGAAAATAGATCCAGGTGGTGATTATTGGTTAAGTCCAATTAGCAACTGTTGTAATTGTCCTCAATGTGTTTTCTTCGTTTCTTGTTTTTACTGCCAGGCCCCTTGCATACAGTACACTGGCAGACCTGGTGCATCACGTCCGGCAGCACTTACCTCTCAACGATCTCTCCCTTGCTGTCCAATTATTTGCCAAGAACATTGATGACGAGTCGTTGCCTAGCAGTATCCAGACAATGTCCTGCAAGCTCCTGCTAAATTTGGTAGACTGTATCCGGTCTAAAAGTGaacaggaaaatggaaatggtaGAGATATTCTCATGAGAATGTTGGAGGTATTGATGTGTTTAAAACTTTTGATAATTAGTTGAATAGcctcattaatattttttagtGTATTATCAATTACATTTTACTCCCTCCTTTCTTCAAAAATGAGGATATGCCAAAACAGTGTGTTAACATTCGTGGTACACTTGAATATGTTTGCAGTTATTCGAGCCATTCCAGAAATATGGTTGTAAATCTTATTGGTCTGTTAAGTTGAAGGATTAGAATTATGAACTTTAGAATAATCTTTAATTCTCAAataggaactttttttttttttttttttttcccctctctcctctgctcttctgtttcctttcttccctgtccCCACAGGTGTTTGTGCTGAAGTTTCACACCATAGCACGATACCAGCTCTCAggaatttttaagaaatgcaaaCCACAGTCTGAGCTGGGGGCGGCTGAGGCTGCACTGCCTGGAGTGCCAacagcagcaaatgcagcaCCTGTTCCTGTTCCGTCTCCTGCCCCGGCCACTCCAGTGGCCCCTGCGCCCGTACCTGTGTTTGAAAAGcagggggagaaagaaaaagaagataaacagaCTTTTCAGGTCACAGACTGCCGAAGCTTAGTGAAAACGTTGGTCTGTGGTGTGAAGACAATCACATGGGGCATAACGTCGTGCAAGGCTCCTGGCGGTAAAGCTGCATGATGTTTAGTTACTCTTggcttttttaataaaattctaCAATTAAAattctagcaaaaaaaaaaaaaaaaaaaaaaaaaaagtatttttaatatgtaacTGCTGttgtattcttttttctcctttcagaagCACAATTCATTCCCAATAAGCAGTTGCAACCTAAAGAGACTCAAATCTATATAAAACTGGTAAAATATGCAATGCAAGCTTTGGATATTTATCAGGTATgcaccctgaccccaaaccgTGTTTATTTTATGCAGTTTCTGTGTTAGATCTCTTAATAGGTGTTTGTCAGCTAAAATGCAGATCGCACTTGTAGTATATTTTCATGAAGCCTTTCATCTCAGGGCTGTGTCTAGTGGGAAACTGTTGGAATTTCAGAGTACTTATCACTTGCAAGAAGCAGATTATTTTCATAATGCTTATTATTGTCTGTGTTTAGGCTCGCAGGTCAGACTAAAAATCTTTGTCTTTTATGTGATGGattaaatttcttctccaaagagatttttttaagtttagTTACCAGTCGAAGCATTCACTTGGCACGTGTTTGTCTTCTGAAGCTACACAAAGTATTGCTGAAATGTAAATGTACATGATTTAGAATTAAGTAGCTTTACAAATACAGTATGATAtctcctgttgttttttttttttttttttgcactccTGACTCCATGATTTTGAAGTCTGTGATCTTCACACTCCATCTTCGTATATTTATTGTCAGTATTGGCTTTTGTGATTTCTGGTTGTGTGGGAATTGCATAACATCAGTCTTATTCAAATCCTTCTTTAGGAATAGCAGGCACAAGTTGTAACAGTTCTGTAACTGATAGATTCATTTTCTCAATTGCCACAGGTTCAAATAGCAGGAAATGGACAGACGTACGTTCGAGTAGCCAACTGTCAGACAGTcagaatgaaagaggaaaaggaagttCTGGAACATTTTGCTGGTGTATTCACAATGATGAACCCTTTAACTTTTAAAGAGATCTTTCAAACTACTGTTCCTTATATGGTGGAAAGAATCTCAAAGAACTATGCTCTTCAGGTATTacgtttgttgtttttcttcttcaattgATAATAACCAGCCTATAGAAAATACCTCATGCCTTAGAGTAGCTAAGGCTGAAGACGAATTATTAAGTAATAATGTTGAAATTAGCATGAAGGAATTGAAACACTATATTAAAAAGACACTGCAAAGATGGGTTTTCAAAAACATTCCAGGTGAAGTGATGAAACACAAACATGAGCACCTCAAGCTAGTGCTTGTATTCACGAGAAGTATTAAACATTGTGGAATTCCTGTTTTGTGTGTGAGATTGTTGTGTTAGTGTTCTGATCtactgctgagcagagcacaatTCCTACAGCATACATCtaaaattcaaatttaaatCTTAAATTATATGCATGGTTCTTTTCCATTGAGGATAACACGAATTATGTGCACAGCAGTGAAGATGGAGTGGGGAAGCAGAAACTGgtcatagtttttttttttaaattggtaGTGTATTAATCCCTCTGTTCTTTTCATTGCAGCAGCATTAATTCCTTTGTGGTTTCCTTTTACAGATAGTTGCCAACTCCTTCTTGGCAAATCCTACTACCTCTGCCCTCTTTGCAACAATTTTGGTAGAGTATCTTCTGGACCGACTGCCAGAAATGGGCTCTAATGTGGAACTCTCCAATCTGTATCTCAAGCTGTTCAAGTTGGTCTTTGGCTCCGTTTCATtgtttgctgctgaaaatgaacaaatgctGAAGGTAAGGGTCAtttgggtttaaaaaaaaaagctgttttcactCTTAATGTATTCTTCAGATGTTTGAAGAAACTTAGTTTTATTCTCTGTGTCGTTTGATAGTCTTTTCGTGCTTGAACCACTATTAGCACCATTGTTCAAACAGCAATCAGTTACTGCCTTATTTATAAGAGGCAGTTTCTGTGAACATTTGGCACTGTAGTGATGTGCTAATTCTGAGTCTGAATGGCTGAGAAATGCATGTGGTCTGATTGGGATTAGCACATAGCTTCGTAACGTTGTGGTCAGGATATatcttgtgctttttttgttgttgccttATTAATGTAAGGATTTTGCTTAGACTGTCACTTCTGTGTGTTAGTGAATCTGGTTAATTCATGTCATGTTTGGTGACATGAACCTCTTgagttaaaaatacagttttgagaTGTTGCAAAGTCTGCATTGAGGAATTCTACTTTTCTATTAACAACACATTGCTTGCTTGTTCAAAAAAACTTGTTTTACGTTGAACATAATCACTTCTTTTAATGCGTTTAGAAATAATGTGTTCTGAGCTCAAAGCTTTCTCATTACTATGAGAAATAGCTACCTATATAGCAGAAAAACTTTAAAACATTGGTAGAGCACTGCTCCTTCTCTCAACATTTATCTCAATTTCCCTTTCCCTACCTTAAAGTAAACACAGTTCCTGATAGAGGCAACtatataaaaatgatttctcTCCTTAATGGTTTGTTATTGCAGGAtttgttcagtattttcagGCAGAACAAAGTAGGGATGACTATTTTTCCTGATCCTTTGAAAGGTTAATATGAAGCAATGTTCCTAAGGAGGATGAGGCAATAGTCAAATAATTTTGGTTAAATTTTTTCACCATC
Proteins encoded in this region:
- the LOC121106760 gene encoding translation initiation factor IF-2-like; the protein is MNGRAGAPRGPRPPSAVQPERGPSSSVPPRGQLRSGPRRPPLRPGPPRRRARPAAPRCSPRGPPAPSFVAAGARRQRMGATEAPEPSSGRLLPPPASRAPRAERSAAQRSQRRHSARGRPRPPGMALPRGARPRRARVSPRSVRPTAAAAERTALSPAGRAARCRARLDGARRAAPWAPSAPAALRAPRAQPLENGAPPPR